Proteins encoded within one genomic window of Streptomyces profundus:
- a CDS encoding MFS transporter, giving the protein MSVPVEVSRSQRLRPLVGVLAGFGIAQLGSRIAAIALPWFVLVSTGSAAQTGLVAFCEMAPYVLAKALSGPVVDRIGPRVVSWTTDLVSALSIGLVPLLDAAGALPFPMLLALVALVGATRGPGDLAKQVLIPEAAERSAVPLERATGISGAMERLASTAGALAGGGLVALIGPLAGLGFNAACFVLGSVIIGLTLPRGMGRAVPAEPGSEGEERGYWGQLAVGFHHLRRTPLLLTLAGAITLTNLLDAALVAVLLPVWANETGFGPSAIGLLGAAMGTTAILGSVIAASFAHRLRRRPVLVIGIIATGLPRYLALAWALTGQLPLWGVAAVFAVCGFGAGFLNPIIGALAIELVPRPLLGRVTALFGSLAWAGIPLGGVLGGLAVAGVGVGPVLVACAVLYLLPGPVIWVRPEWRAMERARRRQRTDATDATAGTGTEAEGGDGSAGDAEDRGRLAT; this is encoded by the coding sequence GTGAGCGTCCCCGTCGAGGTGTCCCGGAGCCAACGACTCCGGCCGCTGGTCGGGGTGTTGGCCGGCTTTGGCATAGCCCAGCTGGGCAGCAGGATCGCGGCCATCGCGCTGCCCTGGTTCGTCCTGGTCTCCACCGGCAGCGCCGCCCAGACCGGGCTGGTCGCGTTCTGCGAGATGGCGCCCTATGTGCTGGCCAAGGCGCTCAGCGGGCCGGTGGTGGACCGCATCGGGCCCCGGGTGGTGTCCTGGACGACGGACCTGGTCAGCGCGCTGTCCATCGGTCTCGTCCCGCTGCTGGACGCCGCCGGCGCGCTGCCGTTCCCGATGCTGCTGGCGCTGGTCGCCCTCGTCGGCGCCACCAGGGGGCCGGGCGATCTGGCCAAGCAGGTCCTGATCCCCGAGGCCGCCGAGCGCTCCGCGGTGCCGCTGGAGCGGGCCACCGGGATCTCCGGCGCGATGGAGCGGCTGGCCAGCACGGCCGGCGCCCTGGCCGGCGGCGGTCTGGTGGCGCTGATCGGCCCGCTCGCCGGGCTCGGCTTCAACGCGGCCTGCTTCGTGCTCGGTTCGGTGATCATCGGGCTGACGCTGCCCCGGGGCATGGGGCGCGCGGTGCCGGCGGAGCCGGGCTCGGAGGGCGAGGAGCGGGGCTACTGGGGCCAGTTGGCCGTGGGCTTCCACCATCTGCGCCGCACGCCGCTGCTGTTGACCCTCGCCGGGGCGATCACCCTCACCAACCTGCTGGACGCCGCCCTGGTGGCCGTGCTCCTGCCGGTCTGGGCCAACGAGACCGGGTTCGGGCCCTCGGCGATCGGGCTGCTGGGCGCGGCGATGGGGACGACCGCCATCCTCGGCAGCGTGATCGCGGCTTCCTTCGCCCACCGGCTGCGCCGACGGCCGGTGCTGGTCATCGGCATTATCGCGACCGGCCTCCCCCGCTATCTCGCGCTGGCCTGGGCGCTGACCGGTCAGCTCCCGCTCTGGGGGGTGGCCGCCGTCTTCGCGGTGTGCGGGTTCGGCGCCGGCTTCCTCAACCCGATCATCGGCGCGCTGGCCATCGAGCTGGTGCCGCGCCCGCTGTTGGGGCGGGTGACCGCGCTGTTCGGCTCGCTGGCCTGGGCCGGCATCCCGCTGGGCGGCGTGCTCGGCGGGCTGGCCGTCGCCGGCGTGGGCGTGGGCCCGGTGCTGGTGGCCTGCGCGGTGCTCTACCTGCTGCCAGGGCCGGTCATCTGGGTGCGCCCCGAGTGGCGCGCGATGGAGCGCGCGCGCCGCCGTCAGCGAACCGACGCCACCGACGCCACCGCCGGCACCGGCACCGAAGCGGAGGGCGGCGACGGCTCCGCTGGCGACGCCGAGGACCGGGGCCGCCTGGCCACGTAG
- a CDS encoding ArsR/SmtB family transcription factor, whose translation MSDSDDEVAASPRGPEIPLKYVELDAKGLRALAHPVRVRLVGLLRIHGPATATRLAQRLELTSGATSYHLRQLAAAGFVEEDTERGNGRDRWWRSVYQATSFHDRELAAREMDATLGYLRSIVASHTLLAQKALNELETMPEPWSAVVSFNDALLRLTPGEAKALRGEISEVIGRYRRYDLADENAPEDAERVSLVLHVLPGLDGADSDEPS comes from the coding sequence ATGAGCGACTCGGACGACGAAGTGGCCGCCTCTCCCCGAGGTCCCGAAATCCCCCTCAAGTACGTTGAGTTGGACGCGAAGGGGCTGCGCGCCCTGGCGCATCCGGTGCGGGTGCGGCTGGTGGGCCTGCTCCGGATACACGGCCCCGCCACCGCCACCCGTTTGGCGCAGCGCCTGGAGCTGACCTCCGGCGCGACGAGCTACCACCTGCGCCAACTCGCCGCCGCCGGCTTCGTCGAGGAGGACACCGAGCGGGGCAACGGACGCGACCGCTGGTGGCGTTCGGTCTACCAGGCCACCTCCTTCCACGACCGGGAGCTGGCCGCCCGCGAGATGGACGCCACCCTCGGCTATCTGCGCTCCATCGTCGCCTCGCACACCCTGCTCGCCCAGAAGGCGCTCAACGAACTGGAGACCATGCCCGAGCCGTGGAGCGCTGTCGTGTCGTTCAATGACGCGCTGCTGCGGCTCACCCCGGGCGAGGCCAAGGCGCTGCGCGGGGAGATCTCCGAGGTGATCGGCCGGTACCGCCGATACGATCTGGCCGACGAGAACGCCCCGGAAGACGCCGAGCGGGTCTCCCTGGTGCTGCATGTGCTCCCCGGGTTGGACGGGGCCGATTCGGACGAGCCGTCGTGA
- a CDS encoding cation:proton antiporter regulatory subunit produces MVTRRTPLPGVGTQYDLATRDGRHISVVAHDDGRRFVGFYASDDPDACQGTVPLDAQEAARLASIIAPDHADHALPGGELGLDLVTERVPIGPDSPYRGRPLGDTRARTRTGASIVAVLRRTSTHPSPSPDFRLEAGDTLLVVGTREGVDDLSDIIAGA; encoded by the coding sequence ATGGTGACGCGGCGCACCCCACTGCCGGGCGTCGGCACCCAGTACGACCTCGCCACCCGGGACGGCCGCCACATCTCGGTGGTGGCCCACGACGACGGACGCCGCTTCGTCGGCTTCTACGCGTCGGACGACCCCGACGCCTGCCAGGGCACCGTCCCCCTGGACGCGCAGGAGGCCGCCCGACTGGCCTCGATCATCGCGCCCGACCACGCCGACCACGCCCTGCCCGGCGGGGAACTCGGCCTGGACCTGGTGACCGAACGCGTCCCGATCGGCCCCGACTCCCCCTACCGGGGACGGCCGTTGGGCGACACCAGGGCCCGCACCCGCACCGGGGCCTCCATCGTCGCCGTGCTGCGCAGGACCAGCACCCACCCCTCGCCCAGCCCGGACTTCCGGCTGGAGGCGGGCGACACGCTGCTGGTCGTCGGCACCCGCGAGGGCGTGGACGACCTCTCCGACATCATCGCCGGCGCGTGA
- a CDS encoding cation:proton antiporter — MHDTTTMLIELGAVVLGLGLVGRLAGRLGLSPIPLYLLAGLAFGHGGLLPLDTTEGFIEVGAEIGVILLLLMLGLEYTAPELVDSLKTQYPSGIVDLALNATPGALLGLLLGWGPVGALALAGVTYISSSGVIAKVLTDLNRLGNRETPVILGILVIEDLTMAVYLPVLSTVLAGVGLASGSVTLAIALGTASVALFVALRHGRWISKAVSSDNAEMLLLVVLGLTLLVAGIAQRLQVSAAVGAFLVGIALSGEVAHTTRRLFMPLRDLFAAVFFVFFGLSTTPSDIPPVLVPALVLAVVTALTKIATGWYAARRAGIGPRGRLRAGGALVARGEFSIVIAGLATASEPRVAPVATAYVLILVIVGPLAARWTEPVARHLMERRAARQAQVALVNEARPATGAGS; from the coding sequence TTGCACGACACCACAACCATGCTGATCGAGCTGGGGGCGGTCGTCCTGGGCCTCGGCCTGGTGGGGCGACTCGCGGGGCGGCTCGGCCTCTCCCCCATCCCGCTCTACCTGCTCGCCGGACTCGCCTTCGGCCACGGCGGGCTGCTCCCGCTGGACACCACCGAGGGCTTCATCGAGGTGGGCGCCGAGATCGGCGTCATCCTGCTGCTGCTGATGCTGGGCCTTGAGTACACCGCGCCCGAGCTGGTGGACAGCCTCAAGACGCAGTACCCCTCCGGCATCGTCGACCTCGCCCTGAACGCGACGCCCGGCGCGCTGCTCGGCCTCCTGCTGGGCTGGGGCCCGGTGGGGGCGCTGGCGCTGGCCGGCGTCACCTACATCTCCTCGTCCGGGGTGATCGCCAAGGTGCTCACCGACCTCAACCGGCTGGGCAACCGGGAGACCCCGGTGATCCTGGGCATCCTGGTGATCGAGGACCTGACCATGGCGGTCTATCTCCCGGTCCTGTCCACGGTGTTGGCCGGCGTCGGGCTCGCCAGCGGGAGCGTCACCCTGGCCATCGCCCTCGGCACCGCAAGCGTCGCGCTCTTTGTCGCGCTGCGACACGGCCGGTGGATCAGCAAGGCGGTCTCCTCCGACAACGCGGAGATGCTGCTGCTGGTCGTGCTCGGGCTGACGCTGCTCGTCGCCGGGATCGCGCAGCGCCTCCAGGTGTCGGCCGCGGTGGGCGCGTTCCTCGTCGGCATCGCCCTCTCCGGCGAGGTGGCACACACCACCCGCCGGCTGTTCATGCCGCTGCGCGACCTCTTCGCGGCGGTGTTCTTCGTGTTCTTCGGGCTCTCCACCACGCCAAGCGACATACCGCCGGTGCTGGTGCCGGCGCTCGTCCTCGCCGTGGTGACCGCGCTCACCAAGATCGCGACGGGCTGGTACGCGGCCCGCCGCGCGGGCATCGGGCCGCGCGGCAGGCTGCGGGCCGGCGGCGCGCTGGTGGCACGGGGCGAGTTCTCCATCGTGATCGCCGGCCTCGCCACGGCCAGCGAGCCCAGGGTCGCGCCCGTGGCCACCGCCTATGTGCTGATCCTGGTCATCGTCGGCCCGCTGGCCGCCCGTTGGACGGAGCCGGTGGCCCGCCACCTGATGGAGCGGCGCGCGGCGCGGCAGGCGCAGGTGGCGCTGGTCAACGAGGCGCGCCCGGCGACCGGGGCCGGCTCCTGA
- a CDS encoding ArsR/SmtB family transcription factor, with the protein MDEVFKALADRSRRQLLDRLRARDGQTLRELCAGLGMTRQAVAKHLAVLEAALLVTTVRRGREKLHYLNAVPVNDIAERWIGRYQRPRLRALAEMRDTLESEMPHPAFVYVTVIRTTPERLWQALTEPDFIRRYFEDTGPESDWRPGAPVRWRMDPARPYEDWGQRVLAAEPGRLLSYGWHGYRPEMAEMFGWSEERLAELQREPVSRVTFEIEPLGEAVKLTVTHDGFGPDSEMRDSVSQGWPVIISNLKTLLETGETLPLAEG; encoded by the coding sequence ATGGACGAGGTGTTCAAGGCGCTCGCCGACCGCAGCCGTCGGCAGCTGCTCGACCGGTTGCGCGCCCGCGACGGCCAGACCCTGCGGGAGCTGTGCGCGGGGCTGGGGATGACGCGGCAGGCCGTGGCGAAGCATCTGGCGGTGCTGGAGGCGGCGCTGTTGGTCACGACGGTGCGGCGCGGGCGGGAGAAGTTGCACTACCTCAACGCGGTCCCCGTCAACGACATCGCCGAACGCTGGATCGGCCGTTACCAACGCCCGCGGCTACGGGCGCTGGCCGAGATGCGCGACACCCTGGAGAGCGAGATGCCCCACCCCGCCTTTGTCTATGTGACCGTGATCCGCACCACCCCTGAACGTCTGTGGCAGGCGTTGACGGAACCCGACTTCATTCGACGCTACTTCGAGGACACCGGGCCCGAGTCCGACTGGCGGCCGGGGGCGCCGGTGCGCTGGCGGATGGATCCGGCGCGGCCCTACGAGGACTGGGGGCAGCGGGTGTTGGCCGCCGAGCCGGGGCGGCTGCTGAGCTACGGCTGGCACGGCTACCGCCCTGAGATGGCCGAGATGTTCGGCTGGAGCGAGGAGCGCCTCGCCGAGTTGCAGCGGGAGCCGGTCTCGCGGGTCACCTTCGAGATCGAGCCGCTGGGCGAGGCCGTCAAGCTGACCGTGACACACGACGGGTTCGGCCCGGACAGCGAGATGCGCGATTCGGTCAGCCAGGGCTGGCCGGTGATCATCTCCAACCTCAAGACGCTGCTGGAGACGGGGGAGACGCTGCCGCTCGCCGAGGGCTGA